One Gallus gallus isolate bGalGal1 chromosome 11, bGalGal1.mat.broiler.GRCg7b, whole genome shotgun sequence DNA window includes the following coding sequences:
- the PIEZO1 gene encoding piezo-type mechanosensitive ion channel component 1 isoform X3: MERRALCAGLYWLLLPLALLAACLFRFNALSLVYLLYLLLLPWFPGPADVSGHAGRLLKALLGTSLLFLLAHFVFQICLYTLPALDQLLGPSCSSWEVLARHIGVTRLDLGDLPNSVRLVAPDVGILLVSSLCLCLCHRLVPKGSAAARRPESQQPPEQGEEQDVERRGGTAGGDAPLSARLRVTAHWVLWAAGKGLAILLLALAGITLPSASSSVYYVLFVGLCTWWACHLPSSRAAFDALCVLVGLYAAAHLLCLYAYQAPFVQGVFPPPTIWARVFGFKDIILYSNCSRPNALQLNTDHPWPVYANPGILLLLYYTVATLLKLRRLDARRAAVPAQSPTRDLVELESWPKDSDGVAEDTKPMLSSSAGKRSTENCTVHVMGDATPLGRDRPAERLPLQALWHVIMNQSYVCALIAMMVWSITYHSWLTFVLLLWSCLIWIVRSRHHFAMLCSPFLLLYGIALCSLQYVWGMDLGPELPTRVGLMSLEQLGLVRPKYPCLDLGAKLLLTLTFWLLVRQFIKEKLLTRTCPATPLLEVTVSDTEPGQQRDVLKALGALVRDFYAKYWICVCAGMFIVVSFAGRLVVYKIVYMFLFLLCLTLFQVYYTLWRKVLKGFWWLVVAYTMLVLIAVYTFQFEDFPMYWRNLTGLTNEQLGDLGLEQFSVSELFSSTLIPGFFLLACILQLHYFHRPFMHITDLEHIPASEPQPCHIPRPEELHGSRLLRDAVVAESARTEGGESDTASQAPSKWGLVLERLIVLGWTFSDTLTRGQVFVGRLLELHILKLVALYTVWVALQEVSLMNFLLVLLWAFAMPYCRFRHMASCLSTVWTCIIIVCKMLYQLKIVDPSEYSSNCTQPLLNGTNLSPEEMGNSTLYRGPVDPANWFGIRKGFPNLGYIQNHLLVLLLLVLEAVVYRRQEYYRKQHQLVVPITETIFEDVSREQLDHGLVTCAKYFLNYFYYKFGLEICFLMTVNVIGQRMNFMVILHGCWLVVILTRRRRAAIARLWPKYCLFLVVFLLYQYLLCVGMPPALCMDYPWRWSQSLPMNSALIKWLYLPDFFVAPKSTNLINDFVLLLCAAQQWRVFVAERTEEWLRAAGDNADRPDLEREPHNPTPNFIHCRSYLDMAKVVVFRYLFWFVLVVVFITGATRISLFGLGYLLACFYLLLFGTAMLRKPARARLVLWDCLILYNITVIISKNMLSLLSCVFVQQMQSNFCWVIQLFSLVCTVKGYYDPKEMGKDQDCSLPVEEAGIIWDSICFFFLLLQRRVFLSYYFLHVMLDLQASALQASRGVALFRASLMKSMRSHRQAEKKSLAQLKRQMERIRAKQEKYHQERLPGGEGQDGARAVLHSGEYFLFESDSEEEEEAAVPEEPRPGRQSAFQLAYQAWMTNTRTALRQQEREQQEALGDELTAGDSRAREEALEAPEEADGQEEEEEEEEGSAERGNVLQRALNTLRFLWVLCQAMVDGLTQWLDACTQEHTDMSTVLRLERYVLTQRLAKGEDVHRGVLDELYLLPPEEPQEEPQNGIASSGCNGAECEQRAEPPAAEYPLQRGSQEQVASWGSREDVAGSRELLALPQNRSRTASELLVSRRLYFAELEESEKFYQSHNRFLKLLLAVYHCVAAHSELLCYFIIILNNMVTASVISLFLPILVFLWAMLSIPRPSKRFWMTAIVFTEVMVVVKYLFQFGFFPWNGYAMLVRNEGKPFFPPRILGLEKTDRYIKYDLIQLLALFFHRSLLLCYGLWDHEEDPFAKKKPEVEQAEDEEEEEERQEEAGSPAVPAEPGALGAAVGSEPEGDARGQKEGSGDGATHLRFRRKRRRGKEPAAVVEEEDGEEEEEGEEEEEVEEEEAKQSHSQKKLKAFGLRVKLFFLTMAQNMYQPVRGFFHDILHTQYRAATDVYAFMFLADVVDFIIIIFGFWAFGKHSAAADITSSLSDDQVPEAFLVMLLIQFTTMVIDRALYLRKTVLGKLIFQVILVFSIHLWMFFILPAVTERLFSLNTVAQLWYFVKCIYFSLSAYQIRCGYPTRILGNFLTKKYNHLNLFLFQGFRLVPFLVELRAVMDWVWTDTTLSLSNWMCVEDIYANIFIIKCSRETEKKYPQPKGQKKKKIVKYGMGGLIILFLVAIIWFPLLFMSLVRSVVGVVNHPIDVTVTLKLGGYEPLFTMSAQQQSIQPFTPQDYEALTNEFERQPVAMQFITLYGYEDIVTARIEGSSGSLWSISPPSREQMRRELQNGSSDITLRLTWTFQRDLGKGGTVEHTFDKHTTDLQPGAPERMELAQLLQGTRDAPVQVPKLFPKYIRAPNGPEANPVKQLLPDGEDSYLDVEVQLKRERSGSGQGSDSFLEWWVVRLKDAPARDGNILPMVIFNDKVSPPSLGFLAGYGIMGLYVSIVLVIGKFVRGFFSEISHSIMFEELPCVDRILKLCQDIFLVRETGELELEEELYAKLIFLYRSPETMIKWTREKE, encoded by the exons TGCCTGTGTCTGTGCCACCGCCTCGTCCCCAAGGGCAGCGCTGCCGCCCGCAGACCGGAGTCCCAGCAGCCCCCTGAGCAG GGGGAAGAGCAGGACGTGGAGCGGCGCGGTGGCACGGCCGGCGGGGACGCACCGCTCAGCGCCAGGCTGCGGGTGACGGCACACTGGGTGCTGTGGGCGGCCGGGAAGGGGTTGGCCATCCTGCTGCTGGCCTTGGCCG GGATCACCCTGCCCTCCGCCTCCTCCAGCGTCTACTACGTGCTGTTCGTGGGGCTGTGCACCTGGTGGGCATGCCACCTCCCCTCCAGCCGCGCTGCCTTCGATGCCCTCTGCGTCCTCGTCGGCCTCTACGCTGCTGCCCACCTCCTGTGCCTCTATGCCTATCAAGCACCCTTCGTGCAGGGGGTCTTCCCGCCCCCCACCATCTGGGCACG GGTGTTTGGCTTCAAGGACATCATCCTATACAGCAACTGCTCCCGACCCAACGCCCTCCAGCTCAACACCGACCACCCCTGGCCCGTCTACGCCAACCCtggcatcctgctgctgctctactACACCGTGGCCACGCTGCTGAAGCTGCGCCGCCTGGATGCCAgg agagcagcagtgccagcacagtCCCCAACGCGGGATCTGGTGGAGCTGGAGAGCTGGCCCAAGGACAGCGATGGCGTGGCTGAAGACACCAAG CCCATGCTGTCCTCCAGCGCTGGGAAGCGGAGCACGGAGAACTGCACCGTCCACGTCATGGGTGATGCCACGCCACTGG GCAGGGACCGTCCGGCGGAGCGGCTGCCCCTGCAGGCACTGTGGCACGTCATCATGAACCAGAGCTACGTCTGCGCCCTCATTGCCATGATG GTGTGGAGCATCACCTACCACAGCTGGCTGACCTTCGTGCTGCTGCTCTGGTCCTGCCTCATCTGGATCGTGCGCAGCCGGCACCACTTCGCCATGCTCTGCTcacccttcctgctgctttatggcattgctctctgcagcctgcagtacGTCTGGGGCATGGACCTGGGCCCCGAGCTGCCCACCCGTGTCGGCCTTATGAGCctggagcagctggggctggtgcGCCCCAAGTACCCCTGCCTGGACCTGGGGGCCAAG ctcctgctcaccCTCACCTTCTGGCTGCTGGTACGGCAGTTCATTAAGGAGAAGCTGCTAACGAGGACGTGCCCAGCCACCCCGCTGCTGGAGGTGACCGTTTCGGATACAG AACCTGGCCAACAGCGGGATGTGCTGAAGGCACTGGGGGCTCTGGTGAGGGATTTCTATGCCAAGTATTGGATCTGTGTGTGCGCCGGTATGTTCATCGTGGTCAGCTTCGCCGGGCGCCTCGTGGTCTACAAGATCGTCTACAtgttcctcttcctcctctgcctcaCCCTCTTCCAG gtgtaCTACACCCTATGGCGCAAAGTGCTGAAGGGCTTCTGGTGGCTGGTGGTGGCCTACACCATGCTGGTGCTCATCGCCGTCTACACCTTCCAGTTCGAGGACTTCCCCATGTACTGGAGGAACCTGACGGGTCTCACCAACGAGCA GCTGGGTGACCTGGGTCTGGAGCAGTTCAGTGTCTCCGAGCTCTTCTCCAGCACCCTCATCCCGGGCTTCTTTCTGCTGGCCTGCATCCTTCAGCTTCACTACTTCCACCGCCCCTTCATGCACATCACTGACCTGGAGCACATCCCTGCCTCCGAGCCGCAGCCCTGCCACATCCCCCGGCCCGAGGAGCTGCATGGCAGCCGGCTGCTGCGAGATGCAGTTGTTGCTGAGAGTGCCAGGACTGAGGGGGGAGAGTCTGACACTGCCTCACAGG CACCCAGCAAGTGGGGGCTGGTGCTGGAGCGCCTCATCGTGCTGGGCTGGACCTTCTCGGACACGCTGACCCGCGGGCAGGTCTTCGTGGGGCGCCTGCTGGAGCTGCATATCCTCAAGCTGGTGGCCCTCTACACCGTCTGGGTGGCCCTGCAGGAG GTATCGCTGATGAATTtcttgctggtgctgctgtgggctttCGCCATGCCTTACTGCCGCTTCCGCCACATGGCCTCGTGCCTCTCCACCGTCTGGACCTGCATCATCATCGTCTGCAAGATGCTCTACCAGCTCAAGATCGTCGACCCCAGCGAGTACTCCAGCAACTGCACCCAG CCCCTGCTCAACGGCACCAACCTGAGCCCGGAGGAGATGGGCAACTCCACGCTGTACCGCGGCCCCGTGGACCCCGCCAACTGGTTCGGCATCCGCAAGGGCTTCCCCAACCTGGGCTACATCCAG AACCacctcctggtgctgctgctgctggtgctggaggcGGTGGTGTATCGGCGCCAGGAGTATTACCGTAAGCAGCACCAGCTGGTGGTCCCCATCACTGAGACCATCTTTGAGGACGTGTCCCGTGAGCAGCTGGACCACGGCTTGGTCACCTGTGCCAAGTACTTCCTCAACTACTTCTACTACAAATTTGGCTTGGAG ATCTGCTTCCTGATGACGGTGAACGTGATCGGGCAGAGGATGAACTTCATGGTGATCCTGCACGGCTGCTGGCTGGTCGTCATCCTGACACGGCGCCGGCGGGCGGCCATCGCACGCCTTTGGCCCAAGTATTGCCTCTTCCTCGTGGTCTTCCTCCTCTACCAGTACCTGCTGTGTGTCGGCATGCCGCCTGCTCTCTGCATGG ATTACCCGTGGCGCTGGAGCCAGTCCCTCCCCATGAACTCGGCGCTCATCAAGTGGCTCTACCTGCCTGATTTCTTCGTGGCCCCCAAATCCACCAACCTCATCA ATGACttcgtgctgctgctgtgcgcGGCGCAGCAGTGGAGGGTGTTTGTGGCCGAGCGCACCGAGGAGTGGCTGCGGGCTGCGGGTGACAATGCAGACCGGCCGGACCTGGAGCGAGAGCCACACAACCCCACCCCCAACTTCATCCACTGCCG GTCCTACCTGGACATGGCGAAGGTGGTGGTCTTCCGTTACCTCTTCTGGTTTGTCCTGGTGGTGGTCTTCATCACCGGGGCCACCCGCATCAGCCTCTTCGGCCTCGGCTACCTGCTCGCCTGCTTCTACCTCCTGCTCTTCGGCACTGCCATGCTGCGCAAGCCAGCACGGGCACGCCTCGTGCTCTGGGACTGCCTCATCCTCTACAACATCACTGTCATCATCTCCAAAAACATGCTGTCG CTCCTCTCCTGCGTCTTCGTGCAGCAGATGCAGAGCAACTTCTGCTGGGTGATCCAACTCTTCAGCCTGGTCTGCACCGTCAAGGGCTACTACGACC CCAAGGAGATGGGCAAGGACCAGGACTGCTCGCTGCCGGTGGAGGAGGCTGGCATCATCTGGGACAGCATctgcttcttcttcctcctgctccagcGCCGCGTCTTCCTCAGCTACTACTTCTTGCACGTCATGCTGGACCTCCAAGCTTCTGCCCTGCAGGCTTCCAG GGGTGTCGCACTGTTCAGAGCCAGCCTCATGAAGAGCATGCGCTCCCACCGGCAGGCTGAGAAGAAGTCGCTGGCTCAGCTCAAAAGGCA GATGGAACGGATCCGTGCCAAGCAGGAGAAGTACCACCAGGAGCGGCTGCCGGGTGGTGAGGGGCAGGATGGGGCCAGGGCAG TGCTGCATTCCGGGGAATACTTCCTCTTTGAGTCAGacagtgaggaagaggaggaggcagcagtgcCCGAGGAGCCGCGGCCAGGCAGGCAGAGTGCCTTCCAG CTTGCCTATCAGGCCTGGATGACCAACACCAGGACAGCGCTGAGGCAGCAGGAGCGCGAGCAGCAGGAGGCTCTGGGCGATGAGCTCACTGCAG gggacagcagagcGAGGGAGGAGGCATTAGAGGCGCCCGAAGAGGCTGATggccaggaggaggaagaggaggaggaggaaggatctG CAGAGCGGGGCAATGTGCTGCAGCGGGCGCTGAACACCCTGCGCTTCCTGTGGGTGCTGTGCCAGGCCATGGTGGATGGTCTCACCCAGTGGCTGGATGCCTGCACGCAGGAGCACACCGACATGTCCACCGTGCTGCGGCTCGAGAGATACGTCCTGACGCAGCGCCTGGCCAAG GGTGAGGATGTGCACCGCGGGGTGCTGGATGAGCTCTACCTGCTGCCACCCGAGGAGCCCCAAGAGGAGCCACAAAATGGCATCGCTTCCAG TGGGTGCAATGGAGCTGAGTGTGAACAAAGGGCTGAGCCCCCCGCAGCAGAGTACCCTCTGCAGAGAGGCAGCCAGGAGCAGGTGGCAAGCTGGGGGTCACGGGAGGACGTGGCGGGGTCTCGGGAGCTGCTGGCCCTGCCACAGAACCGGAGCCGGACAGCCAGCGAGCTGCTGGTGAGCAG GAGGCTGTACTTTGCCGAGCTGGAGGAGTCGGAGAAGTTCTACCAGTCCCACAACCGctttctgaagctgctgctggccgTCTACCACTGCGTGGCCGCCCACTCCGAGCTGCTCTGCTACTTCATCATCATCCTCAACAACATGGTGACCGCCTCCGTCATCTCCCTCTTCCTGCCCATCCTTGTCTTCCTCTGGGCCATGCTCTCCATCCCCCGGCCCAGCAAACGCTTCTGGATGACTGCCATCGTCTTCACTGAG gtgatggtggtggtgaaaTACCTCTTCCAGTTTGGTTTCTTCCCTTGGAACGGCTACGCCATGCTGGTGCGTAATGAGGGCAAGCCCTTTTTCCCACCCCGCATCCTGGGGCTGGAGAAGACCGACCGCTACATCAAATACGACCTTATTCAGCTCCTGGCACTCTTCTTCCACCGCTCGCTGCTGCTG TGCTATGGGCTGTGGGACCACGAGGAGGATCCCTTTGCCAAGAAGAAGCCAGAGGTGGAGCAGgcagaggatgaggaggaggaggaggagcggcaGGAGGAAGCGGGGTCCCCAGCGgtgccagcagagccaggagctcTGGGTGCAGCTGTGGGGTCAGAGCCGGAGGGCGATGCCCGGGGGCAGAAGGAGGGGAGTGGGGATGGAGCAACACATCTCCGCttcaggaggaagaggaggcgaGGCAAGGAGCCAGCAGCAGTGGTGGAGGAAG aggatggggaggaggaggaggagggagaggaagaggaagaggtggaagaggaggaggcaaAACAGAGCCACTCTCAGAAGAAGCTGAAGGCGTTTGGTCTCCGGGTCAAGCTCTTCTTCCTCACCAT GGCACAAAACATGTACCAGCCCGTGCGTGGGTTCTTCCACGACATCCTGCACACCCAGTACCGGGCAGCCACCGACGTCTATGCCTTCATGTTCCTGGCTGATGTGGTCgacttcatcatcatcatctttggTTTCTGGGCCTTCGGG AAACACTCAGCGGCCGCCGACATCACCTCCTCCCTGTCGGATGACCAAGTCCCAGAGGCCTTCCTGGTCATGCTGCTCATCCAGTTCACCACCATGGTGATCGACCGCGCGCTCTACCTCCGTAAGACCGTACTGGGCAAGCTCATCTTCCAGGTCATCCTGGTCTTCAGCATCCATCTCTGGATGTTCTTCATCCTGCCAGCCGTCACTGAAAG GTTGTTCAGCCTCAACACAGTGGCCCAGCTGTGGTACTTCGTCAAGTGCATCTACTTCTCGCTGTCAGCCTACCAGATCCGCTGTGGCTACCCCACCCGCATCCTGGGCAACTTCCTCACCAAGAAATACAACCACCTCAACCTCTTCCTCTTCCAGGG GTTCCGCCTCGTGCCCTTCCTGGTGGAGCTGCGTGCCGTCATGGATTGGGTCTGGACCGACACCACGCTGTCGCTGTCCAACTGGATGTGTGTGGAAGACATCTACGCCAACATCTTCATCATCAAGTGCAGCCGTGAGACAGAGAAG AAATACCCGCAGCCCAAAgggcagaagaagaagaagatcgTCAAGTACGGCATGGGTGGCCTCATCATCCTCTTCCTGGTGGCCATCATCTGGTTCCCACTGCTCTTCATGTCGCTGGTGCGCTCGGTGGTGGGCGTCGTCAACCACCCCATCGACGTCACCGTCACCCTCAAGCTGGGGGGGTACGAG CCTCTGTTCACCATGAGTGCCCAGCAGCAGTCCATCCAACCCTTCACGCCGCAGGACTACGAAGCGCTGACCAACGAATTCGAGAGGCAGCCG GTGGCCATGCAGTTCATCACGCTGTACGGCTATGAGGACATCGTCACAGCGCGCATTGAGGGCAGCTCGGGCTCCCTGTGGAGCATCAGCCCTCCCAGCCGCGAGCAGATGCGGCGAGAGCTGCAGAATGGCTCCTCTGACATCACCCTGCGCCTCACCTGGACCTTCCAGAG ggacCTGGGGAAGGGCGGCACGGTGGAGCACACCTTCGACAAGCACACCACCGACCTGCAGCCCGGAGCACCCGAGCGCATGGAGCTGGCCCAGTTACTGCAGGGCACCCGTGATGCCCCCGT GCAAGTGCCCAAACTCTTCCCCAAATACATCCGGGCACCCAACGGCCCCGAAGCCAACCCGgtcaagcagctgctgccag ATGGAGAGGACAGCTACCTGGATGTCGAGGTGCAGCTGAAACGGGAGCGCTCAGGCTCGGGGCAGGGCAGTGACAGCTTCCTGGAGTGGTGGGTGGTGCGGCTGAAGGATGCTCCGGCACGCGACGGCAACATCCTGCCCATGGTCATCTTCAATGACAAAGTCAGCCCCCCCAGCCTGGGCTTTTTGGCTGGCTATGG GATCATGGGGCTGTATGTCTCCATCGTGCTGGTGATTGGCAAGTTCGTGCGAGGCTTCTTCAGCGAGATCTCGCATTCCATCATGTTTGAGGAGCTGCCCTGCGTGGACCGCATCCTGAAGCTGTGCCAGGACATCTTCCTGGTGCGGGAGACgggagagctggagctggaggaggagctctACGCCAAGCTCATCTTCCTCTACCGCTCACCCGAGACCATGATCAAGTGGACGAGGGAGAAGGAGTAA